The Montipora capricornis isolate CH-2021 chromosome 6, ASM3666992v2, whole genome shotgun sequence genome has a window encoding:
- the LOC138053462 gene encoding uncharacterized protein produces the protein MQAFVCRTDNQQLGLDVKVIFYSCSQRAYISSKGCEERNVPTICKETLLIKTFGDYSASVKECDVVQLCVRTLDEMNVYITSYVVPVICSPVSNQRSRTKLECFPYLQGLQLACDTSDSVSVDVLIGADYYWSFFIGNIIKGDPYGPVALETNLGWVLSGPIMCSPLTRSCTVNLSSTHMLKIEFTEISDMKDDLQKFWDLQNLGIKEHETSVYDKFSNDITFTGKKYQVKLPFKDNQPMLPDNYTVALRRLTTTIKKLKNQPEILKQYDGVIREQLHSGVVEMVRQDQIPPPGDVHYLPHRPVVRLDRDATKVRVVYDASSKVFRPSSNDCLHIGPSLYPLLFDILLRFRVHEVVLTADIEKAFLNIEIDPEHRNFVRFLWVEDPNKESPEVKVLRFARVVFCVNSSPFILNATMRHHLNTCLPVDSALARDLLKPLYVDDYVSGNGDVDSAFKLAKKIKLCLKSGGFNMRKWISNSERLLNFTGTR, from the coding sequence ATGCAAGCTTTTGTTTGTAGAACTGACAACCAACAACTTGGGTTGGATGTCAAGGTGATATTTTATTCCTGTAGCCAGAGAGCATACATATCTAGTAAGGGATGTGAGGAAAGGAACGTACCAACCATTTGTAAGGAGACACTTTTGATCAAAACATTTGGAGATTACTCAGCCTCTGTAAAGGAATGTGATGTTGTGCAATTGTGTGTCAGAACATTGGATGAAATGAATGTGTATATCACCTCATATGTTGTACCAGTAATTTGCAGCCCAGTGTCTAATCAACGGTCTCGAACCAAGTTGGAATGCTTCCCCTACTTGCAGGGTCTACAACTTGCATGTGATACAAGTGATTCTGTCAGTGTTGATGTGCTGATAGGAGCAGATTATTACTGGTCGTTCTTTATTGGGAACATCATTAAAGGAGATCCCTATGGACCAGTAGCCCTTGAAACCAATTTAGGTTGGGTTTTATCAGGACCAATTATGTGCTCACCATTGACAAGATCATGCACTGTGAATCTGAGTTCCACGCATATGTTAAAGATAGAGTTCACAGAGATAAGTGATATGAAGGATGATCTGCAGAAATTTTGGGACTTACAAAATTTGGGCATTAAGGAACATGAAACTTCAGTCTATGACAAGTTCTCAAATGACATCACATTTACTGGAAAGAAATACCAGGTCAAGTTACCTTTCAAGGATAATCAACCCATGTTACCAGACAATTATACAGTGGCATTGCGTAGACTGACAACAACAATCAAGAAGCTCAAGAACCAACCAGAAATTCTGAAGCAGTATGATGGTGTGATTAGAGAGCAACTGCACAGTGGTGTGGTTGAAATGGTACGACAAGATCAAATACCACCGCCTGGAGATGTCCACTATCTTCCACACAGGCCAGTTGTGAGACTTGACAGAGATGCAACTAAGGTGAGAGTTGTATACGATGCCTCATCTAAAGTGTTTAGGCCTAGTTCAAATGACTGTCTGCACATTGGACCTTCTCTTTATCCCTTGTTATTTGACATTTTGCTTAGGTTTAGAGTCCATGAAGTTGTCCTAACTGCAGACATTGAGAAGGCGTTTTTGAACATTGAGATTGATCCTGAACACAGGAACTTTGTGAGATTTTTATGGGTTGAAGATCCGAATAAGGAAAGTCCAGAAGTCAAGGTACTACGTTTTGCACGTGTGGTGTTTTGTGTAAACTCAAGTCCTTTCATTCTAAATGCCACAATGAGACACCATTTGAACACATGTTTGCCAGTGGACAGTGCACTTGCAAGAGACCTGTTGAAGCCTTTATATGTTGATGACTATGTGTCTGGAAATGGTGACGTGGATAGTGCGTTCAAATTGGCTAAGAAGATAAAGCTCTGTCTTAAGTCAGGAGGCTTCAATATGAGAAAGTGGATTAGCAATTCAGAACGTCTGCTGAATTTTACTGGAACAAGATGA
- the LOC138053463 gene encoding ATP-dependent helicase wrn-1-like produces the protein MEEQITSNEFSLSAAELRFYGETLNSIRNGEVQVVYATPEQALKEQFTALLKEDCPFRHSLSLIVVDESHTVYTCGKYIFIFTVICSDLTNFTLRGFDSQMESAMGIPVLALTGRVDIKLRRKIRHMLSLRPDVHCITLSPERSNIKFTVMKVKREQYHCNFEWIADMIKTQGLATPKTIIFCNTMTNVASVVGNLFAMLGNAVYVPGRPQVPENKVVGIFHSLTLPKYKKRLMDSFKSDSGCVRVVIATSALSMGVNFPDTKYVVHYGPARSLVDHIQEVGGAGRNGEKADDITIYYGQQLAACEKGVKDFMKTDGCLRKAIFVPFKPDVESVTPMHECCSMCEQDCKCSGDRCSRIPQPFDHEDSVNSTTYTSLFERNVYPEDKEALRSALIGLKERFDSTGSPAFDPVSTHGFSIELIEAIVSDCAHCATQDYLMASFPLFSEEHAFVVLEILHEIFDDIPGIEELMQITVSTSSTSSHVQVTRLCDIEDYFEEPNSLCFEDDDRVNVEELENP, from the exons ATGGAAGAGCAGATAACATCGAATGAGTTTAGCCTTTCTGCCGCTGAACTAAGGTTTTACGGGGAGACTTTAAATTCCATCAGGAATGGCGAAGTCCAGGTAGTTTATGCCACTCCTGAACAAGCATTGAAAGAGCAGTTCACCGCCTTGTTGAAAGAAGACTGCCCTTTCCGCCACTCGTTGTCCCTCATTGTTGTGGACGAATCGCACACTGTTTACACATG TGGTAagtacatttttattttcactgtgATCTGTTCAGATCTAACAAATTTCACGTTGCGAGGATTCGATAGCCAAATGGAAAGTGCGATGG GAATTCCAGTTTTGGCTCTCACTGGTAGAGTAGATATAAAACTGAGAAGAAAGATCCGTCACATGTTGTCTTTGAGACCAGATGTCCACTGCATCACACTTTCTCCCGAGCGGAGCAACATCAAATTTACTGTGATGAAGGTTAAAAGGGAGCAGTATCATTGCAACTTTGAGTGGATTGCTGACATGATTAAAACGCAAGGTCTTGCAACTCCTAAAACTATTATTTTCTGTAACACAATGACAAATGTTGCCTCAGTAGTTGGAAATTTGTTTGCAATGTTAGGAAATGCAGTGTATGTACCTGGAAGGCCTCAAGTACCAGAAAACAAAGTAGTTGGCATTTTCCATTCATTGACGCTTCCCAAATACAAAAAGAGATTAATGGATTCATTTAAAAGTGACTCTGGATGTGTAAGGGTTGTGATTGCCACCTCTGCTCTCAGCATGGGAGTGAATTTCCCTGACACCAAGTATGTTGTTCATTATGGTCCAGCAAGGTCCTTAGTGGACCACATTCAAGAGGTTGGAGGGGCAGGAAGGAATGGTGAAAAGGCTGATGATATCACCATTTATTATGGTCAACAGTTGGCAGCATGTGAAAAAGGTGTCAAAGATTTCATGAAAACAGATGGTTGTCTCAGGAAAGCAATTTTCGTGCCATTTAAGCCAGATGTTGAATCTGTTACACCCATGCACGAGTGTTGCTCCATGTGTGAGCAGGATTGTAAATGCAGTGGCGACAGATGCAGCAGGATTCCCCAGCCATTTGATCATGAGGACAGTGTCAACTCTACCACTTACACTTCACTGTTTGAAAGGAATGTGTACCCTGAAGACAAAGAAGCCCTAAGATCTGCTCTTATTGGTCTTAAGGAGCGGTTTGACTCAACAGGATCGCCAGCTTTTGATCCTGTTAGCACCCATGGGTTTTCAATTGAACTTATAGAAGCAATTGTGAGTGACTGTGCACACTGTGCTACACAGGACTACCTCATGGCTTCGTTCCCACTGTTTTCTGAAGAGCATGCTTTTGTAGTTCTTGAAATTTTGCATGAAATCTTCGACGACATTCCCGGTATTGAAGAACTGATGCAAATAACGGTCTCTACCAGTTCCACATCTAGCCATGTACAGGTAACAAGATTGTGTGACATTGAGGACTACTTTGAGGAACCCAACTCTTTGTGTTTTGAAGACGATGACAGGGTAAATGTTGAAGAACTAGAAAACCCTTAG